One Festucalex cinctus isolate MCC-2025b chromosome 3, RoL_Fcin_1.0, whole genome shotgun sequence DNA window includes the following coding sequences:
- the tjp1b gene encoding tight junction protein 1b isoform X11 has translation MEETVIWEQHTVTLHRAPGFGFGIAISGGRDNPHFQSGETSIVISDVLKGGPAEGLLQENDRVVMVNAVSMDNVEHAYAVQQLRKSGKIAKITIRRKRKVHVPMGRLGERETMSEHDEEEDSYDEEIYETRSGRSGAYSGMGGAMGRRSGRSCGRRDRERERSGSRERSLSPRSDRRSHNLPPRPAKVTLVKSRKNEAEYGLRLASHIFVKDISPESLAARDGNIQEGDVVLKINGTVTENLSLIDAKKLIERSKGKLKMVVQRDDRATLLNIPDLDDSIPSANASDRDDISDIHSLASDHSNRSHDRLRSSRSRSPDRRSEPSDHSRHSPPQISNGSWRIPRDEERLSKAASTPAKLSEEIPLPKPKEPSLARDEKQLPPLPEPKPVYAQPGQPDVDLPVSPSDAPVPSAAHDDSILRPSMKLVKFKKGESVGLRLAGGNDVGIFVAGVLEDSPAAKEGLEEGDQILRVNNVDFANIIREEAVLFLLDLPKGEEVTILAQKKKDVYRRIVESDVGDSFYIRTHFEYEKESPYGLSFNKGEVFRVVDTLYNGKLGSWLAIRIGKNHQEVERGIIPNKNRAEQLSSVQYTLPKTAGGDRADFWRFRGLRSSKRNLRKSREDLSSQPVQTKFPAYERVVLREAGFLRPVVTFGPIADVAREKLSREEPDLFELAKSEPRDAGTDQRSSGIIRLHTIKQIIDRDKHAVLDITPNAVDRLNYAQWYPIVVFLNPDNKQGVKNMRTRLCPESRKSARKLYERAIKLRKNNHHLFTTTINLNNMNDGWYGALKETIQQQQNQLVWVSEGKADGTTEDDLDIHDDRLSYLSAPGSEYSMYSTDSRHTSDYEDTDTEGGAYTDQELDETLNDEVGLPTEPAITRSSEPVREDPPVIQDTPGYPGYQHPVPPDSANRVDPTGFKMPSPQQQEEASLPMLSLPAAVVAPPAVEQPVQLEGLHLQEPLAAATAPQADSLSSPSPAPELFQPPPPPPHEPHPSGPPGPEPKMYKKDLYNMEEPVRMNHGLKQSMSYSHQPPYQDKQPYREYDHPPYGYDGGGYAEPKSHNADSHMHYDDRVPHYNEQWSPYDQQTSPSQPPGYQQAIGYNPRSPYEDGPGRDYSPPQPRFEDPLPVGYDGRARHAKPGPIRYDEPPPPPPPASYDARSPYEADPHGFPVNSPRSPEPPKQYYGDSGLRPSYIPGPHRGFKAGMHEPVMNCEPPILPPKTETLVSPGEPAVTPGSKPLAPLQREDLDEDPAMKPQSVLNRVKMFENKRSVSMDRAKEGESSVLRPADVPKPSSAPGPVLKANSLSNLEQERSTYRAPEPQRPHTKPLDDVMRTNHYDLDEDEEYYRKQLSYFDRRSFDSKAMGQPNPGISRFHDLAKPTQLSYPYNRVESVEKVSPGDKRYDPLPQISPSSQYGLPSSAIPPNTLPKLSPADVNSIPEPLSSPNPKPDLAALRPVSRDESAPMGYLPPRALPDKSPVNGTDTAPPKTIGAPVPTGYSRYVPKPYTSSARPFERKFESPKFNHNLLPNDTQVKTELLGKLSNSAGKLQLSPQPPDHDSGLDTFTRTMDNRPKYQHNNINAIPKAIPVSPGALDDDDEDEGHTVVATARGVFNCNGGVLSSIETGVSIIIPQGAIPENVEQEIYFKVCRDNSILPPLDKEKGETLLSPLVMCGPHGLKFLKPVELRLPHCASMTPDGWSFALKSSDSSSGDPKSWQNKSLPGDPNYLVGANCVSVLIDHF, from the exons ATGGAGGAGACTGTCATTTGGGAACAGCACACTGTAACACTGCACAGG gcaCCAGGGTTTGGCTTTGGGATAGCCATATCAGGAGGCCGAGATAACCCTCATTTTCAGAGCGGCGAGACCTCCATTGTCATCTCAGATGTGCTAAAAGGTGGCCCGGCTGAAGGCCTACTGCA GGAAAATGACAGAGTTGTCATGGTCAATGCTGTGTCCATGGATAATGTGGAGCACGCCTATGCAGTCCAGCAACTTCGAAAAAGTGggaaaattgccaaaatt ACAATCAGGCGGAAGAGGAAGGTTCACGTCCCCATGGGTCGCCTCGGGGAACGGGAAACGATGTCGGAGCATGACGAGGAAGAGGACAGCTACGACGAAGAGATCTACGAGACGCGGAGCGGGCGTAGCGGCGCGTACAGCGGCATGGGCGGAGCCATGGGTAGGCGCAGCGGTCGGAGCTGCGGGCGAAGGGACCGGGAACGTGAACGCAGTGGCTCGCGGGAGAGAAGTCTCTCGCCGCGGTCGGATCGCCGCTCACACAACCTGCCTCCTCGTCCCGCCAAGGTCACGTTGGTCAAATCACGCAAGAATGAAG CAGAATATGGCCTGCGCTTGGCCAGCCACATCTTCGTCAAGGACATCTCCCCCGAGAGCCTCGCAGCCAGAGATGGAAACATCCAGGAGGGGGATGTTGTACTGAAG ATCAATGGCACAGTGACCGAGAACCTCTCCTTGATCGATGCCAAGAAGCTGATAGAAAGGTCAAAGGGCAAGCTAAAAATGGTTGTTCAGAGGGATGATAGGGCGACCCTGCTAAACATCCCTGACCTCGATGACAGCATCCCTTCAGCCAATGCCTCCGACAGAGACG ACATTTCAGATATCCATTCTTTGGCATCCGACCATTCCAATCGATCGCACGACAGACTTCGTAGCAGTCGCTCCCGCTCTCCAGACAGAAGATCGGAACCCTCAGACCACTCCAGACATTCGCCACCTCAAATCAGCAATGGCAG TTGGAGAATACC TCGAGATGAGGAGCGGCTATCAAAAGCGGCTTCAACACCAGCAAAGCTTTCCGAGGAAATTCCTCTGCCCAAGCCGAAAGAGCCGAGTCTCGCTAGAGACGAGAAGCAACTTCCGCCGCTGCCAG AGCCGAAGCCAGTGTACGCCCAGCCTGGACAGCCTGACGTGGACCTGCCTGTCAGTCCATCAGATGCCCCTGTTCCAAGTGCCGCTCACGACGACAGCATCCTTCG GCCAAGCATGAAGCTGGTGAAGTTCAAAAAGGGTGAGAGTGTGGGGCTGCGGCTGGCAGGAGGGAACGATGTTGGCATCTTTGTTGCTGGAGTGCTGGAGGATAGCCCAGCTGCGAAGGAGGGCCTGGAGGAGGGTGACCAAATTCTCAGG GTAAACAACGTTGATTTTGCAAACATAATCCGAGAGGAGGCAGTGCTGTTCCTCTTGGATCTTCCGAAAGGTGAAGAGGTCACCATTTTGGCTCAGAAAAAGAAAGATG tctatCGGCGAATCGTGGAGTCTGATGTGGGCGACTCCTTTTACATCCGCACCCACTTTGAGTACGAGAAGGAATCTCCATACGGGTTAAGCTTTAACAAGGGCGAGGTGTTCCGGGTGGTGGATACCCTCTACAATGGCAAGTTGGGTTCCTGGCTTGCTATTCGTATTGGCAAGAACCACCAGGAGGTGGAGAGGGGTATCATCCCCAACAAAAACAG AGCAGAGCAACTCTCCAGCGTGCAATACACACTCCCCAAAACAGCCGGCGGCGACAGGGCGGACTTCTGGAGGTTCCGTGGTCTTCGTAGCTCAAAGAGGAACCTCAGGAAGAGCCGAGAAGATCTTTCATCACAGCCAGTCCAGACAAAGTTCCCGGCATATGAGAGGGTTGTATTGAGAGAAG CTGGTTTCTTAAGACCTGTTGTGACATTTGGACCTATTGCCGATGTCGCACGTGAAAAACTCTCCAGAGAAGAGCCAGATCTTTTTGAGCTTGCAA AGAGTGAGCCCAGAGATGCAGGAACAGACCAGCGGAGTTCAGGAATCATCCGTCTTCACACCATCAAACAAATCATAGATAGA GACAAACACGCTGTGCTGGACATCACCCCGAATGCTGTGGACAGGCTGAACTATGCTCAGTGGTACCCAATCGTAGTCTTCCTAAATCCCGACAACAAGCAGGGTGTGAAGAACATGAGGACAAGGCTGTGTCCAGAGTCCAGGAAAAGTGCCAGGAAGCTGTATGAACGAGCCATCAAACTGAGGAAGAATAATCATCACCTGTTCACCA CCACCATTAACTTGAACAACATGAATGACGGTTGGTACGGCGCTCTTAAAGAGACAATCCAGCAGCAGCAGAACCAGCTTGTGTGGGTGTCTGAGGGAAAG GCTGATGGCACCACGGAAGATGACTTGGACATCCACGACGACCGTCTGTCCTACCTGTCAGCGCCAGGTAGCGAGTACTCCATGTACAGCACGGACAGCCGCCACACATCCGACTACGAGGACACGGACACGGAGGGCGGAGCATACACGGACCAGGAGCTGGACGAGACCTTGAATGACGAGGTGGGTCTGCCCACGGAGCCCGCCATCACGCGCTCTTCCGAACCTGTCAGGGAAGACCCACCCGTCATTCAGGACACCCCTGGTTACCCCGGATACCAGcacccagtgccgcccgactCAGCTAATCGTGTCGACCCCACCGGCTTCAAGATGCCATCTCCGCAGCAG CAAGAGGAGGCTTCTCTGCCCATGCTCTCCTTGCCTGCAGCGGTGGtagcgccccctgctgttgaGCAGCCTGTACAGCTAGAGGGTTTGCACCTCCAAGAGCCACTGGCTGCAGCCACAGCTCCCCAGGCTGACTCACTTAGCAGCCCCAGTCCTGCCCCTGAGCTTTTTcagcccccaccaccaccaccacatgaACCCCACCCGTCTGGACCACCTGGTCCAGAACCAAAG ATGTACAAGAAAGACCTGTACAATATGGAGGAACCTGTGCGAATGAACCACGGCCTGAAGCAGTCCATGAGCTACAGTCACCAGCCGCCGTACCAGGACAAGCAGCCATACCGAGAATATGATCACCCGCCTTACGGTTACGATGGGGGCGGCTACGCGGAACCAAAGTCTCACAACGCTGACTCTCACATGCACTACGACGACCGTGTGCCTCATTACAACGAACAGTGGTCCCCCTACGACCAGCAGACCTCGCCCTCGCAGCCCCCGGGTTACCAGCAAGCCATCGGCTACAACCCCCGCTCACCATACGAGGACGGGCCGGGGAGGGACTACAGCCCGCCTCAGCCTCGATTTGAAGATCCCCTTCCCGTGGGATACGACGGCAGAGCGCGCCACGCGAAACCTGGGCCGATTCGTTACGATGAaccgcctccgccgccgccccctGCAAGCTACGACGCACGTTCTCCTTATGAGGCAGACCCTCACGGCTTTCCCGTGAACTCGCCTCGTTCTCCAGAACCTCCAAAGCAGTACTACGGCGACTCCGGTTTAAGGCCCTCCTACATTCCCGGTCCACACCGGGGCTTCAAGGCAGGGATGCACGAGCCTGTGATGAACTGTGAGCCACCAATTCTCCCTCCTAAAACAGAGACCCTCGTGTCCCCTGGTGAACCAGCAGTCACTCCTGGATCCAAACCTTTGGCACCCCTCCAACGGGAAGACCTGGATGAGGACCCGGCCATGAAACCACAGTCGGTCCTCAACAGAGTGAAGATGTTTGAAAATAAACGGTCCGTTTCCATGGACAGGGCGAAGGAAGGAGAATCATCAGTTCTCAGG cCAGCAGATGTTCCCAAACCTTCAAGTGCACCTGGTCCGGTGCTCAAGGCAAATTCACTCAGCAACCTTGAGCAGGAAAGGTCCACCTACAG GGCCCCTGAGCCACAGAGGCCTCACACCAAACCTCTTGATGATGTAATGCGTACGAATCACTATGAcctggatgaggatgaggagtaCTACCGGAAGCAGTTGTCCTACTTTGATCGTCGCAGCTTTGACAGCAAAGCCATGGGCCAACCCAATCCTGGCATCAGTCGCTTCCACGATCTGGCCAAACCAACTCAACTGTCGTACCCATACAACAG AGTGGAGTCTGTTGAGAAAGTGAGTCCGGGGGACAAACGATATGATCCCCTACCTCAAATTAGCCCCTCTTCTCAGTACGGACTCCCCAGTTCTGCCATCCCACCCAATACACTGCCCAAACTCAGCCCGGCTGATG TGAACTCCATACCCGAGCCACTGAGCTCCCCCAATCCCAAACCTGACCTGGCAGCTCTCAGACCCGTTAGCAGGGATGAATCCGCGCCGATGGGCTATCTGCCCCCACGGGCCCTTCCCGACAAGTCCCCGGTCAACGGCACGGACACCGCTCCCCCGAAGACCATCGGTGCTCCCGTTCCCACCGGTTACAGCCGCTACGTCCCCAAGCCGTATACCAGCTCGGCACGACCGTTCGAGCGCAAGTTCGAGAGCCCCAAGTTCAACCACAACCTGCTACCCAATGACACACAGGTGAAGACGGAGCTCCTAGGCAAGCTGAGCAATAGCGCGGGAAAGCTGCAACTCTCACCTCAGCCTCCGGACCATGACAGCGGTTTGGACACCTTCACTCGCACCATGGACAACAGGCCCAAATACCAGCACAATAACATCAACGCCATCCCCAAAGCCATTCCTGTAAG CCCCGGCGCACTGGACGATGACGACGAGGATGAAGGGCACACGGTGGTGGCCACCGCCCGAGGCGTCTTTAACTGCAACGGAGGGGTCCTAAGCTCCATCGAGACGGGCGTCAGCATCATCATCCCCCAGGGCGCCATCCCGGAGAATGTGGAGCAGGAGATCTACTTCAAGGTGTGCCGCGACAACAGCATCCTGCCCCCCCTCGACAAGGAGAAAG GAGAAACGCTGCTAAGTCCGCTGGTGATGTGCGGCCCTCACGGACTCAAGTTCCTGAAGCCGGTGGAGCTGCGCTTACCTCACTGTGCGTCTATGACCCCTGATGGTTGGTCTTTTGCTCTAAAATCCTCCGACTCCTCGTCGG GTGACCCTAAAAGCTGGCAGAACAAATCTCTTCCCGGAGATCCAAACTACCTGGTGGGTGCAAACTGTGTTTCTGTGCTCATCGACCACTTCTGA
- the tjp1b gene encoding tight junction protein 1b isoform X8 — translation MITCAFLCLGFSVAVDGTMVNYQKYITVMQLALGVTASNKEHCLPPRKRMWIHPSPTAGSVTAASSASTVQGKPSLRRIKGRIHRSKSLDSIDLLDSNSAAMEETVIWEQHTVTLHRAPGFGFGIAISGGRDNPHFQSGETSIVISDVLKGGPAEGLLQENDRVVMVNAVSMDNVEHAYAVQQLRKSGKIAKITIRRKRKVHVPMGRLGERETMSEHDEEEDSYDEEIYETRSGRSGAYSGMGGAMGRRSGRSCGRRDRERERSGSRERSLSPRSDRRSHNLPPRPAKVTLVKSRKNEAEYGLRLASHIFVKDISPESLAARDGNIQEGDVVLKINGTVTENLSLIDAKKLIERSKGKLKMVVQRDDRATLLNIPDLDDSIPSANASDRDDISDIHSLASDHSNRSHDRLRSSRSRSPDRRSEPSDHSRHSPPQISNGSWRIPRDEERLSKAASTPAKLSEEIPLPKPKEPSLARDEKQLPPLPEPKPVYAQPGQPDVDLPVSPSDAPVPSAAHDDSILRPSMKLVKFKKGESVGLRLAGGNDVGIFVAGVLEDSPAAKEGLEEGDQILRVNNVDFANIIREEAVLFLLDLPKGEEVTILAQKKKDVYRRIVESDVGDSFYIRTHFEYEKESPYGLSFNKGEVFRVVDTLYNGKLGSWLAIRIGKNHQEVERGIIPNKNRAEQLSSVQYTLPKTAGGDRADFWRFRGLRSSKRNLRKSREDLSSQPVQTKFPAYERVVLREAGFLRPVVTFGPIADVAREKLSREEPDLFELAKSEPRDAGTDQRSSGIIRLHTIKQIIDRDKHAVLDITPNAVDRLNYAQWYPIVVFLNPDNKQGVKNMRTRLCPESRKSARKLYERAIKLRKNNHHLFTTTINLNNMNDGWYGALKETIQQQQNQLVWVSEGKADGTTEDDLDIHDDRLSYLSAPGSEYSMYSTDSRHTSDYEDTDTEGGAYTDQELDETLNDEVGLPTEPAITRSSEPVREDPPVIQDTPGYPGYQHPVPPDSANRVDPTGFKMPSPQQQEEASLPMLSLPAAVVAPPAVEQPVQLEGLHLQEPLAAATAPQADSLSSPSPAPELFQPPPPPPHEPHPSGPPGPEPKMYKKDLYNMEEPVRMNHGLKQSMSYSHQPPYQDKQPYREYDHPPYGYDGGGYAEPKSHNADSHMHYDDRVPHYNEQWSPYDQQTSPSQPPGYQQAIGYNPRSPYEDGPGRDYSPPQPRFEDPLPVGYDGRARHAKPGPIRYDEPPPPPPPASYDARSPYEADPHGFPVNSPRSPEPPKQYYGDSGLRPSYIPGPHRGFKAGMHEPVMNCEPPILPPKTETLVSPGEPAVTPGSKPLAPLQREDLDEDPAMKPQSVLNRVKMFENKRSVSMDRAKEGESSVLRPADVPKPSSAPGPVLKANSLSNLEQERSTYRAPEPQRPHTKPLDDVMRTNHYDLDEDEEYYRKQLSYFDRRSFDSKAMGQPNPGISRFHDLAKPTQLSYPYNRVESVEKVSPGDKRYDPLPQISPSSQYGLPSSAIPPNTLPKLSPADVNSIPEPLSSPNPKPDLAALRPVSRDESAPMGYLPPRALPDKSPVNGTDTAPPKTIGAPVPTGYSRYVPKPYTSSARPFERKFESPKFNHNLLPNDTQVKTELLGKLSNSAGKLQLSPQPPDHDSGLDTFTRTMDNRPKYQHNNINAIPKAIPVSPGALDDDDEDEGHTVVATARGVFNCNGGVLSSIETGVSIIIPQGAIPENVEQEIYFKVCRDNSILPPLDKEKGETLLSPLVMCGPHGLKFLKPVELRLPHCASMTPDGWSFALKSSDSSSGDPKSWQNKSLPGDPNYLVGANCVSVLIDHF, via the exons AGCGCAGCAATGGAGGAGACTGTCATTTGGGAACAGCACACTGTAACACTGCACAGG gcaCCAGGGTTTGGCTTTGGGATAGCCATATCAGGAGGCCGAGATAACCCTCATTTTCAGAGCGGCGAGACCTCCATTGTCATCTCAGATGTGCTAAAAGGTGGCCCGGCTGAAGGCCTACTGCA GGAAAATGACAGAGTTGTCATGGTCAATGCTGTGTCCATGGATAATGTGGAGCACGCCTATGCAGTCCAGCAACTTCGAAAAAGTGggaaaattgccaaaatt ACAATCAGGCGGAAGAGGAAGGTTCACGTCCCCATGGGTCGCCTCGGGGAACGGGAAACGATGTCGGAGCATGACGAGGAAGAGGACAGCTACGACGAAGAGATCTACGAGACGCGGAGCGGGCGTAGCGGCGCGTACAGCGGCATGGGCGGAGCCATGGGTAGGCGCAGCGGTCGGAGCTGCGGGCGAAGGGACCGGGAACGTGAACGCAGTGGCTCGCGGGAGAGAAGTCTCTCGCCGCGGTCGGATCGCCGCTCACACAACCTGCCTCCTCGTCCCGCCAAGGTCACGTTGGTCAAATCACGCAAGAATGAAG CAGAATATGGCCTGCGCTTGGCCAGCCACATCTTCGTCAAGGACATCTCCCCCGAGAGCCTCGCAGCCAGAGATGGAAACATCCAGGAGGGGGATGTTGTACTGAAG ATCAATGGCACAGTGACCGAGAACCTCTCCTTGATCGATGCCAAGAAGCTGATAGAAAGGTCAAAGGGCAAGCTAAAAATGGTTGTTCAGAGGGATGATAGGGCGACCCTGCTAAACATCCCTGACCTCGATGACAGCATCCCTTCAGCCAATGCCTCCGACAGAGACG ACATTTCAGATATCCATTCTTTGGCATCCGACCATTCCAATCGATCGCACGACAGACTTCGTAGCAGTCGCTCCCGCTCTCCAGACAGAAGATCGGAACCCTCAGACCACTCCAGACATTCGCCACCTCAAATCAGCAATGGCAG TTGGAGAATACC TCGAGATGAGGAGCGGCTATCAAAAGCGGCTTCAACACCAGCAAAGCTTTCCGAGGAAATTCCTCTGCCCAAGCCGAAAGAGCCGAGTCTCGCTAGAGACGAGAAGCAACTTCCGCCGCTGCCAG AGCCGAAGCCAGTGTACGCCCAGCCTGGACAGCCTGACGTGGACCTGCCTGTCAGTCCATCAGATGCCCCTGTTCCAAGTGCCGCTCACGACGACAGCATCCTTCG GCCAAGCATGAAGCTGGTGAAGTTCAAAAAGGGTGAGAGTGTGGGGCTGCGGCTGGCAGGAGGGAACGATGTTGGCATCTTTGTTGCTGGAGTGCTGGAGGATAGCCCAGCTGCGAAGGAGGGCCTGGAGGAGGGTGACCAAATTCTCAGG GTAAACAACGTTGATTTTGCAAACATAATCCGAGAGGAGGCAGTGCTGTTCCTCTTGGATCTTCCGAAAGGTGAAGAGGTCACCATTTTGGCTCAGAAAAAGAAAGATG tctatCGGCGAATCGTGGAGTCTGATGTGGGCGACTCCTTTTACATCCGCACCCACTTTGAGTACGAGAAGGAATCTCCATACGGGTTAAGCTTTAACAAGGGCGAGGTGTTCCGGGTGGTGGATACCCTCTACAATGGCAAGTTGGGTTCCTGGCTTGCTATTCGTATTGGCAAGAACCACCAGGAGGTGGAGAGGGGTATCATCCCCAACAAAAACAG AGCAGAGCAACTCTCCAGCGTGCAATACACACTCCCCAAAACAGCCGGCGGCGACAGGGCGGACTTCTGGAGGTTCCGTGGTCTTCGTAGCTCAAAGAGGAACCTCAGGAAGAGCCGAGAAGATCTTTCATCACAGCCAGTCCAGACAAAGTTCCCGGCATATGAGAGGGTTGTATTGAGAGAAG CTGGTTTCTTAAGACCTGTTGTGACATTTGGACCTATTGCCGATGTCGCACGTGAAAAACTCTCCAGAGAAGAGCCAGATCTTTTTGAGCTTGCAA AGAGTGAGCCCAGAGATGCAGGAACAGACCAGCGGAGTTCAGGAATCATCCGTCTTCACACCATCAAACAAATCATAGATAGA GACAAACACGCTGTGCTGGACATCACCCCGAATGCTGTGGACAGGCTGAACTATGCTCAGTGGTACCCAATCGTAGTCTTCCTAAATCCCGACAACAAGCAGGGTGTGAAGAACATGAGGACAAGGCTGTGTCCAGAGTCCAGGAAAAGTGCCAGGAAGCTGTATGAACGAGCCATCAAACTGAGGAAGAATAATCATCACCTGTTCACCA CCACCATTAACTTGAACAACATGAATGACGGTTGGTACGGCGCTCTTAAAGAGACAATCCAGCAGCAGCAGAACCAGCTTGTGTGGGTGTCTGAGGGAAAG GCTGATGGCACCACGGAAGATGACTTGGACATCCACGACGACCGTCTGTCCTACCTGTCAGCGCCAGGTAGCGAGTACTCCATGTACAGCACGGACAGCCGCCACACATCCGACTACGAGGACACGGACACGGAGGGCGGAGCATACACGGACCAGGAGCTGGACGAGACCTTGAATGACGAGGTGGGTCTGCCCACGGAGCCCGCCATCACGCGCTCTTCCGAACCTGTCAGGGAAGACCCACCCGTCATTCAGGACACCCCTGGTTACCCCGGATACCAGcacccagtgccgcccgactCAGCTAATCGTGTCGACCCCACCGGCTTCAAGATGCCATCTCCGCAGCAG CAAGAGGAGGCTTCTCTGCCCATGCTCTCCTTGCCTGCAGCGGTGGtagcgccccctgctgttgaGCAGCCTGTACAGCTAGAGGGTTTGCACCTCCAAGAGCCACTGGCTGCAGCCACAGCTCCCCAGGCTGACTCACTTAGCAGCCCCAGTCCTGCCCCTGAGCTTTTTcagcccccaccaccaccaccacatgaACCCCACCCGTCTGGACCACCTGGTCCAGAACCAAAG ATGTACAAGAAAGACCTGTACAATATGGAGGAACCTGTGCGAATGAACCACGGCCTGAAGCAGTCCATGAGCTACAGTCACCAGCCGCCGTACCAGGACAAGCAGCCATACCGAGAATATGATCACCCGCCTTACGGTTACGATGGGGGCGGCTACGCGGAACCAAAGTCTCACAACGCTGACTCTCACATGCACTACGACGACCGTGTGCCTCATTACAACGAACAGTGGTCCCCCTACGACCAGCAGACCTCGCCCTCGCAGCCCCCGGGTTACCAGCAAGCCATCGGCTACAACCCCCGCTCACCATACGAGGACGGGCCGGGGAGGGACTACAGCCCGCCTCAGCCTCGATTTGAAGATCCCCTTCCCGTGGGATACGACGGCAGAGCGCGCCACGCGAAACCTGGGCCGATTCGTTACGATGAaccgcctccgccgccgccccctGCAAGCTACGACGCACGTTCTCCTTATGAGGCAGACCCTCACGGCTTTCCCGTGAACTCGCCTCGTTCTCCAGAACCTCCAAAGCAGTACTACGGCGACTCCGGTTTAAGGCCCTCCTACATTCCCGGTCCACACCGGGGCTTCAAGGCAGGGATGCACGAGCCTGTGATGAACTGTGAGCCACCAATTCTCCCTCCTAAAACAGAGACCCTCGTGTCCCCTGGTGAACCAGCAGTCACTCCTGGATCCAAACCTTTGGCACCCCTCCAACGGGAAGACCTGGATGAGGACCCGGCCATGAAACCACAGTCGGTCCTCAACAGAGTGAAGATGTTTGAAAATAAACGGTCCGTTTCCATGGACAGGGCGAAGGAAGGAGAATCATCAGTTCTCAGG cCAGCAGATGTTCCCAAACCTTCAAGTGCACCTGGTCCGGTGCTCAAGGCAAATTCACTCAGCAACCTTGAGCAGGAAAGGTCCACCTACAG GGCCCCTGAGCCACAGAGGCCTCACACCAAACCTCTTGATGATGTAATGCGTACGAATCACTATGAcctggatgaggatgaggagtaCTACCGGAAGCAGTTGTCCTACTTTGATCGTCGCAGCTTTGACAGCAAAGCCATGGGCCAACCCAATCCTGGCATCAGTCGCTTCCACGATCTGGCCAAACCAACTCAACTGTCGTACCCATACAACAG AGTGGAGTCTGTTGAGAAAGTGAGTCCGGGGGACAAACGATATGATCCCCTACCTCAAATTAGCCCCTCTTCTCAGTACGGACTCCCCAGTTCTGCCATCCCACCCAATACACTGCCCAAACTCAGCCCGGCTGATG TGAACTCCATACCCGAGCCACTGAGCTCCCCCAATCCCAAACCTGACCTGGCAGCTCTCAGACCCGTTAGCAGGGATGAATCCGCGCCGATGGGCTATCTGCCCCCACGGGCCCTTCCCGACAAGTCCCCGGTCAACGGCACGGACACCGCTCCCCCGAAGACCATCGGTGCTCCCGTTCCCACCGGTTACAGCCGCTACGTCCCCAAGCCGTATACCAGCTCGGCACGACCGTTCGAGCGCAAGTTCGAGAGCCCCAAGTTCAACCACAACCTGCTACCCAATGACACACAGGTGAAGACGGAGCTCCTAGGCAAGCTGAGCAATAGCGCGGGAAAGCTGCAACTCTCACCTCAGCCTCCGGACCATGACAGCGGTTTGGACACCTTCACTCGCACCATGGACAACAGGCCCAAATACCAGCACAATAACATCAACGCCATCCCCAAAGCCATTCCTGTAAG CCCCGGCGCACTGGACGATGACGACGAGGATGAAGGGCACACGGTGGTGGCCACCGCCCGAGGCGTCTTTAACTGCAACGGAGGGGTCCTAAGCTCCATCGAGACGGGCGTCAGCATCATCATCCCCCAGGGCGCCATCCCGGAGAATGTGGAGCAGGAGATCTACTTCAAGGTGTGCCGCGACAACAGCATCCTGCCCCCCCTCGACAAGGAGAAAG GAGAAACGCTGCTAAGTCCGCTGGTGATGTGCGGCCCTCACGGACTCAAGTTCCTGAAGCCGGTGGAGCTGCGCTTACCTCACTGTGCGTCTATGACCCCTGATGGTTGGTCTTTTGCTCTAAAATCCTCCGACTCCTCGTCGG GTGACCCTAAAAGCTGGCAGAACAAATCTCTTCCCGGAGATCCAAACTACCTGGTGGGTGCAAACTGTGTTTCTGTGCTCATCGACCACTTCTGA